The following are encoded together in the Chlorocebus sabaeus isolate Y175 chromosome 20, mChlSab1.0.hap1, whole genome shotgun sequence genome:
- the TMEM200B gene encoding transmembrane protein 200B: protein MTAGSPEECGEVRRSPEGRVSRLGRRLGRRRRPRSPPEPLRVRARLRLRSPSGAFAALGALVVLVGMGIAVAGYWPHRAGAPGSRAVNTSSPQLSELRREGRGGGRAHGPHERLRLLGPVIMGVGLFVFICANTLLYENRDLETRRLRQGVLRAQALRPPDGPGWDCALLPSPGPRTPRAVGCAEPEIWDPSPRRGTSPVPSVRSLRSEPANPRLGLPALLNSYPLKGPGLPPPWGPRTQTGHVIITVQPSGSCIEHSKSLDLGLGELLLGAPAARDCAHRSWPRLDRLSLGGYAKLGGGGDLGARV, encoded by the coding sequence ATGACAGCTGGGAGCCCCGAAGAATGCGGGGAGGTGCGGAGGAGCCCCGAGGGCCGAGTCTCTCGCCTGGGCCGCCGCCTGGGCCGCCGCCGGCGCCCGCGCTCCCCGCCCGAGCCTCTGCGGGTGCGGGCGCGGCTGCGGCTGCGCTCGCCGTCGGGGGCGTTCGCGGCGCTGGGGGCGCTCGTGGTACTGGTGGGTATGGGCATTGCAGTGGCCGGCTACTGGCCGCACCGGGCCGGGGCCCCGGGGTCCAGGGCCGTCAATACCAGCTCGCCTCAGCTGAGCGAGCTGCGACGCGAGGGTCGCGGCGGGGGCCGGGCTCACGGCCCGCACGAGCGACTGCGGCTCCTCGGGCCGGTGATCATGGGTGTCGGCCTGTTCGTGTTCATCTGCGCCAACACACTGCTGTATGAGAACCGAGACTTGGAGACGCGACGGCTCCGCCAGGGGGTGCTGCGGGCCCAGGCGCTCCGGCCCCCCGACGGCCCCGGCTGGGACTGCGCCCTCCTTCCCAGCCCTGGCCCTAGGACTCCCCGAGCTGTAGGCTGCGCAGAGCCAGAAATCTGGGACCCGTCCCCGCGTCGGGGTACTTCACCCGTCCCGTCAGTGCGGAGTCTGCGTTCAGAGCCTGCTAATCCTCGCTTGGGGTTACCTGCCCTGCTCAACAGCTACCCGCTGAAGGGCCCCGGGCTGCCCCCACCCTGGGGTCCACGGACGCAGACTGGCCATGTGATCATCACCGTGCAGCCCTCTGGCTCCTGCATTGAACATTCCAAGTCTCTGGATCTGGGCCTTGGGGAGCTCCTCCTTGGGGCCCCAGCAGCTCGGGACTGTGCTCACCGAAGCTGGCCACGGCTGGACCGCCTCAGTCTTGGGGGCTATGCCAAAttgggaggaggaggggactTGGGGGCCCGGGTCTGA